From one Dama dama isolate Ldn47 chromosome 32, ASM3311817v1, whole genome shotgun sequence genomic stretch:
- the DLC1 gene encoding rho GTPase-activating protein 7 isoform X3: MCREKPDTMILTQIEAKEACDWLRAAGFPQYAQLYEDLLFPIDISSVKREHDFLDRDAIEALCRRLNTLNKCAVMKLEISPHRKRSEDSDEDEPCAISGKWTFQRDSKRWSRLEEFDVFSPKQDPIPGSPDAVHLKSAPSHESMLTDLSDRQEVASVRSTCSLTTHAPQRGEAAPARTNSVLSVCSSGTFVGNDDSFCSLPSPKELSSFSFSMKGHEKTKSKTHSLLKRMESLKLKGSHHSKHKAPSKLGLIISGPILQEGVDEEKLKQLNCVEISALNGNHINVPMVRKRSISSSTQTSSSSSQSETSSNVSTPSPVTRTRSLSACNKRGGMYLEGFDPFNQSTFNNVMEQNCKNRESYPEDTVFYIPEDHKPGTFPKALSNGSFSPSGNNSSVNWRTGSFHGPGHISLRRENSSPKELKRRNSSSSVSSRLSIYDNVPGSILYSSSGDLADLENEDIFPELDDILYHVKGMQRIVNQWSEKFSDEGDSDSALDSVSPCPSSPKQIHLDVDNDRATPSDLDSTGNSLNEPEEPSDIPERRDSGVGASLTRSNRHRLRWHSFQSSHRPSLNSVSLQINCQSVAQMNLLQKYSLLKLTALLEKYTPSNKHGFSWAVPKFMKRIKVPDYKDRNVFGVPLTVNVQRTGQPLPQSIQQAMRYLRNHCLDQVGLFRKSGVKSRIQALRQMNESTTDCVNYEGQSAYDVADMLKQYFRDLPEPLMTNKLSETFLQIYQYVPKDQRLQAIKAAIMLLPDENREVLQTLLYFLSDVTAAVKENQMTPTNLAVCLAPSLFHLNTLKRENSSPRVMQRKQSLGKPDQKDLNENLAATQGLAHMIAECKKLFQVPEEMSRCRNSYTEQELKPLTLEALGRLCNDESADYQHFLQDCVDSLFKEVKEKFKGWVSYSTSEQAELSYKKVSEGPPLRLWRATIEVPATPEEILKRLLKEQHLWDVDLLDSKVIEILDSQTEIYQYVQNSMAPHPARDYVVLRTWRTNLPKGACALLLTSVDHDRAPVVGVRVNVLLARYLIEPCGSGKSKLTYMCRADLRGHMPEWYTKAFGHLCAAEVVKIRDSFSHQNTETKDTKSR, from the exons AAATCGAAGCCAAAGAAGCTTGTGATTGGCTCCGAGCCGCAGGATTCCCCCAGTATGCCCAGCTTTATGAAG atCTTCTGTTCCCCATTGATATTTCCTCAGTGAAGAGAGAGCATGATTTTTTGGACAGAGATGCTATTGAGGCTTTATGCAG GCGTCTAAATACTTTAAACAAATGTGCGGTGATGAAGCTGGAAATTAGTCCTCATCGGAAAAGA AGCGAGGATTCTGACGAGGACGAGCCTTGTGCAATAAGTGGCAAATGGACTTTCCAGAGGGACAGCAAGAGGTGGTCCCGGCTTGAAGAGTTTGACGTCTTTTCTCCAAAGCAGGACCCCATCCCTGGGTCCCCAGACGCTGTCCACCTGAAGAGCGCCCCAAGCCATGAAAGTATGCTGACGGACCTCAGCGATCGCCAGGAGGTGGCTTCTGTCCGCAGCACCTGCAGCCTCACCACCCACGCGCCGCAGCGTGGGGAGGCGGCCCCAGCCCGGACTAACTCCGTCCTCAGCGTCTGCTCCTCCGGCACCTTTGTAGGCAACGATGACTCCTTCTGCAGCCTGCCCTCTCCCAAGGAACTgtccagcttcagcttcagcatgaaggGCCACGAGAAGACCAAGTCCAAGACACACAGCCTGCTGAAGCGCATGGAGAGCTTAAAGCTCAAGGGCTCCCACCACAGCAAGCACAAGGCGCCTTCCAAGCTGGGTCTGATCATCAGCGGGCCCATCCTGCAGGAGGGGGTGGACGAGGAGAAGCTGAAGCAGCTGAACTGCGTGGAGATCTCCGCCCTCAACGGCAACCACATCAACGTTCCTATGGTACGGAAGAGGAGCATCTCCAGTTCCACgcagaccagcagcagcagcagccaatctGAGACCAGCAGCAACGTGAGCACGCCCAGTCCCGTCACCAGGACCCGGAGCCTCAGCGCCTGCAACAAGCGGGGAGGCATGTACTTGGAGGGCTTCGACCCCTTCAATCAGTCCACGTTCAACAACGTCATGGAGCAGAACTGTAAAAACCGGGAGAGCTACCCAGAGGACACGGTGTTCTACATCCCAGAAGACCACAAGCCCGGCACCTTCCCGAAAGCCCTTTCCAATGGCAGTTTCTCTCCCTCAGGGAATAACAGCTCTGTGAACTGGAGGACCGGGAGCTTCCACGGCCCCGGCCACATCAGCCTGAGGAGAGAAAACAGCAGCCCCAAGGAACTTAAGAGACGTAACTCCTCGAGCTCTGTGAGCAGCCGCCTGAGTATCTATGACAATGTGCCGGGCTCCATCCTCTATTCCAGCTCGGGTGACCTGGCCGATCTGGAGAACGAGGACATCTTCCCCGAGCTGGACGACATCCTCTACCACGTGAAGGGGATGCAGAGGATAGTCAACCAGTGGTCGGAGAAGTTTTCCGATGAGGGAGACTCCGACTCGGCCCTGGACTCCGTCTCACCGTGCCCATCCTCTCCCAAGCAGATACACCTGGACGTGGACAACGACCGAGCTACCCCCAGTGACCTGGACAGCACAGGCAACTCACTGAACGAGCCTGAAGAGCCCTCTGACATCCCGGAAAGGAGGGATTCTGGGGTCGGGGCCTCCCTGACCAGGTCCAACAG GCACAGGCTGAGATGGCACAGCTTCCAGAGCTCTCATCGGCCGAGCCTAAACTCCGTGTCACTGCAGATTAACTGCCAGTCTGTGGCCCAGATGAACCTGCTGCAGAAGTACTCCCTCTTGAAGTTAACCGCCCTGCTGGAGAAATACACGCCTTCTAATAAGCATGGCTTTAGCTG GGCTGTGCCCAAGTTCATGAAAAGGATCAAGGTTCCAGACTATAAAGACCGGAATGTATTCGGGGTCCCTCTGACGGTCAACGTGCAGCGCACAGGACAGCCCCTCCCCCAGAGCATCCAGCAGGCCATGCGCTACCTCCGCAACCATTGTTTGGATCAG GTTGGGCTCTTCAGAAAATCGGGTGTCAAATCCCGGATTCAGGCTCTGCGCCAGATGAATGAAAGCACCACAGATTGTGTCAACTACGAGGGACAGTCTGCTTATGATGTGGCAGACATGTTGAAGCAGTATTTTCGAGACCTTCCTGAGCCACTGATGACGAACAAGCTCTCAGAAACCTTTCTGCAGATATACCAGT ATGTGCCCAAGGACCAGCGTCTCCAGGCGATCAAGGCCGCCATCATGCTCCTGCCCGACGAGAACCGGGAGGTCCTGCAGACGCTCCTCTACTTCCTGAGCGATGTCACTGCAGCCGTCAAGGAGAACCAGATGACCCCCACCAACCTGGCCGTCTGCTTGGCGCCTTCCCTCTTCCACCTCAACACTCTGAAGAGAGAGAACTCCTCCCCGAG GGTAATGCAAAGAAAACAGAGTTTGGGCAAACCAGATCAGAAAGATCTGAATGAGAATCTCGCTGCCACTCAAGGGCTAGCCCATATGATTGCTGAGTGCAAGAAGCTTTTCCAG GTTCCTGAGGAAATGAGCCGATGTCGAAATTCCTACACCGAACAGGAGCTAAAGCCCCTTACCCTCGAAGCGTTAGGACGCCTTTGTAATGATGAGTCAGCGGACTACCAACACTTCCTCCAGGACTGTGTGGACAGCCTGTTTAAAGAGGTCAAAGAGAAGTTCAAAGGCTGGGTCAGCTACTCCACATCTGAGCAGGCTGAGCTCTCCTATAAGAAG GTGAGTGAAGGACCGCCTCTGAGGCTTTGGAGGGCAACCATCGAAGTCCCTGCAACACCTGAGGAAATCTTAAAGCGCCTCCTGAAAGAGCAGCACCTCTGGGATGTAGACTTGTTGGATTCAAAAGTGATTGAAATCCTGGACAGCCAGACTGAAATTTACCAGTACGTCCAAAACAGTATGGCGCCCCACCCTGCTCGGGACTATGTCGTTTTGAG AACATGGAGGACTAATTTACCCAAGGGAGCGTGTGCCCTTTTACTCACCTCGGTGGATCATGACCGGGCCCCTGTGGTGGGAGTGAGGGTCAATGTGCTCCTGGCCAGGTATCTGATCGAACCCTGTGGGTCAGGGAAATCCAAACTGACCTACATGTGCAGAGCAGACTTAAG GGGCCACATGCCAGAGTGGTACACGAAAGCTTTTGGACATTTGTGTGCAGCTGAAGTGGTAAAGATCCGAGACTCCTTCAGTCATCAGAACACTGAAACCAAAGACACCAAATCTAGGTGA
- the DLC1 gene encoding rho GTPase-activating protein 7 isoform X2, translating to MGDPEAHVMARPLRAPLRRSFSDHIRDSTARALDVIWKNTRDRRLAEIEAKEACDWLRAAGFPQYAQLYEDLLFPIDISSVKREHDFLDRDAIEALCRRLNTLNKCAVMKLEISPHRKRSEDSDEDEPCAISGKWTFQRDSKRWSRLEEFDVFSPKQDPIPGSPDAVHLKSAPSHESMLTDLSDRQEVASVRSTCSLTTHAPQRGEAAPARTNSVLSVCSSGTFVGNDDSFCSLPSPKELSSFSFSMKGHEKTKSKTHSLLKRMESLKLKGSHHSKHKAPSKLGLIISGPILQEGVDEEKLKQLNCVEISALNGNHINVPMVRKRSISSSTQTSSSSSQSETSSNVSTPSPVTRTRSLSACNKRGGMYLEGFDPFNQSTFNNVMEQNCKNRESYPEDTVFYIPEDHKPGTFPKALSNGSFSPSGNNSSVNWRTGSFHGPGHISLRRENSSPKELKRRNSSSSVSSRLSIYDNVPGSILYSSSGDLADLENEDIFPELDDILYHVKGMQRIVNQWSEKFSDEGDSDSALDSVSPCPSSPKQIHLDVDNDRATPSDLDSTGNSLNEPEEPSDIPERRDSGVGASLTRSNRHRLRWHSFQSSHRPSLNSVSLQINCQSVAQMNLLQKYSLLKLTALLEKYTPSNKHGFSWAVPKFMKRIKVPDYKDRNVFGVPLTVNVQRTGQPLPQSIQQAMRYLRNHCLDQVGLFRKSGVKSRIQALRQMNESTTDCVNYEGQSAYDVADMLKQYFRDLPEPLMTNKLSETFLQIYQYVPKDQRLQAIKAAIMLLPDENREVLQTLLYFLSDVTAAVKENQMTPTNLAVCLAPSLFHLNTLKRENSSPRVMQRKQSLGKPDQKDLNENLAATQGLAHMIAECKKLFQVPEEMSRCRNSYTEQELKPLTLEALGRLCNDESADYQHFLQDCVDSLFKEVKEKFKGWVSYSTSEQAELSYKKVSEGPPLRLWRATIEVPATPEEILKRLLKEQHLWDVDLLDSKVIEILDSQTEIYQYVQNSMAPHPARDYVVLRTWRTNLPKGACALLLTSVDHDRAPVVGVRVNVLLARYLIEPCGSGKSKLTYMCRADLRGHMPEWYTKAFGHLCAAEVVKIRDSFSHQNTETKDTKSR from the exons AAATCGAAGCCAAAGAAGCTTGTGATTGGCTCCGAGCCGCAGGATTCCCCCAGTATGCCCAGCTTTATGAAG atCTTCTGTTCCCCATTGATATTTCCTCAGTGAAGAGAGAGCATGATTTTTTGGACAGAGATGCTATTGAGGCTTTATGCAG GCGTCTAAATACTTTAAACAAATGTGCGGTGATGAAGCTGGAAATTAGTCCTCATCGGAAAAGA AGCGAGGATTCTGACGAGGACGAGCCTTGTGCAATAAGTGGCAAATGGACTTTCCAGAGGGACAGCAAGAGGTGGTCCCGGCTTGAAGAGTTTGACGTCTTTTCTCCAAAGCAGGACCCCATCCCTGGGTCCCCAGACGCTGTCCACCTGAAGAGCGCCCCAAGCCATGAAAGTATGCTGACGGACCTCAGCGATCGCCAGGAGGTGGCTTCTGTCCGCAGCACCTGCAGCCTCACCACCCACGCGCCGCAGCGTGGGGAGGCGGCCCCAGCCCGGACTAACTCCGTCCTCAGCGTCTGCTCCTCCGGCACCTTTGTAGGCAACGATGACTCCTTCTGCAGCCTGCCCTCTCCCAAGGAACTgtccagcttcagcttcagcatgaaggGCCACGAGAAGACCAAGTCCAAGACACACAGCCTGCTGAAGCGCATGGAGAGCTTAAAGCTCAAGGGCTCCCACCACAGCAAGCACAAGGCGCCTTCCAAGCTGGGTCTGATCATCAGCGGGCCCATCCTGCAGGAGGGGGTGGACGAGGAGAAGCTGAAGCAGCTGAACTGCGTGGAGATCTCCGCCCTCAACGGCAACCACATCAACGTTCCTATGGTACGGAAGAGGAGCATCTCCAGTTCCACgcagaccagcagcagcagcagccaatctGAGACCAGCAGCAACGTGAGCACGCCCAGTCCCGTCACCAGGACCCGGAGCCTCAGCGCCTGCAACAAGCGGGGAGGCATGTACTTGGAGGGCTTCGACCCCTTCAATCAGTCCACGTTCAACAACGTCATGGAGCAGAACTGTAAAAACCGGGAGAGCTACCCAGAGGACACGGTGTTCTACATCCCAGAAGACCACAAGCCCGGCACCTTCCCGAAAGCCCTTTCCAATGGCAGTTTCTCTCCCTCAGGGAATAACAGCTCTGTGAACTGGAGGACCGGGAGCTTCCACGGCCCCGGCCACATCAGCCTGAGGAGAGAAAACAGCAGCCCCAAGGAACTTAAGAGACGTAACTCCTCGAGCTCTGTGAGCAGCCGCCTGAGTATCTATGACAATGTGCCGGGCTCCATCCTCTATTCCAGCTCGGGTGACCTGGCCGATCTGGAGAACGAGGACATCTTCCCCGAGCTGGACGACATCCTCTACCACGTGAAGGGGATGCAGAGGATAGTCAACCAGTGGTCGGAGAAGTTTTCCGATGAGGGAGACTCCGACTCGGCCCTGGACTCCGTCTCACCGTGCCCATCCTCTCCCAAGCAGATACACCTGGACGTGGACAACGACCGAGCTACCCCCAGTGACCTGGACAGCACAGGCAACTCACTGAACGAGCCTGAAGAGCCCTCTGACATCCCGGAAAGGAGGGATTCTGGGGTCGGGGCCTCCCTGACCAGGTCCAACAG GCACAGGCTGAGATGGCACAGCTTCCAGAGCTCTCATCGGCCGAGCCTAAACTCCGTGTCACTGCAGATTAACTGCCAGTCTGTGGCCCAGATGAACCTGCTGCAGAAGTACTCCCTCTTGAAGTTAACCGCCCTGCTGGAGAAATACACGCCTTCTAATAAGCATGGCTTTAGCTG GGCTGTGCCCAAGTTCATGAAAAGGATCAAGGTTCCAGACTATAAAGACCGGAATGTATTCGGGGTCCCTCTGACGGTCAACGTGCAGCGCACAGGACAGCCCCTCCCCCAGAGCATCCAGCAGGCCATGCGCTACCTCCGCAACCATTGTTTGGATCAG GTTGGGCTCTTCAGAAAATCGGGTGTCAAATCCCGGATTCAGGCTCTGCGCCAGATGAATGAAAGCACCACAGATTGTGTCAACTACGAGGGACAGTCTGCTTATGATGTGGCAGACATGTTGAAGCAGTATTTTCGAGACCTTCCTGAGCCACTGATGACGAACAAGCTCTCAGAAACCTTTCTGCAGATATACCAGT ATGTGCCCAAGGACCAGCGTCTCCAGGCGATCAAGGCCGCCATCATGCTCCTGCCCGACGAGAACCGGGAGGTCCTGCAGACGCTCCTCTACTTCCTGAGCGATGTCACTGCAGCCGTCAAGGAGAACCAGATGACCCCCACCAACCTGGCCGTCTGCTTGGCGCCTTCCCTCTTCCACCTCAACACTCTGAAGAGAGAGAACTCCTCCCCGAG GGTAATGCAAAGAAAACAGAGTTTGGGCAAACCAGATCAGAAAGATCTGAATGAGAATCTCGCTGCCACTCAAGGGCTAGCCCATATGATTGCTGAGTGCAAGAAGCTTTTCCAG GTTCCTGAGGAAATGAGCCGATGTCGAAATTCCTACACCGAACAGGAGCTAAAGCCCCTTACCCTCGAAGCGTTAGGACGCCTTTGTAATGATGAGTCAGCGGACTACCAACACTTCCTCCAGGACTGTGTGGACAGCCTGTTTAAAGAGGTCAAAGAGAAGTTCAAAGGCTGGGTCAGCTACTCCACATCTGAGCAGGCTGAGCTCTCCTATAAGAAG GTGAGTGAAGGACCGCCTCTGAGGCTTTGGAGGGCAACCATCGAAGTCCCTGCAACACCTGAGGAAATCTTAAAGCGCCTCCTGAAAGAGCAGCACCTCTGGGATGTAGACTTGTTGGATTCAAAAGTGATTGAAATCCTGGACAGCCAGACTGAAATTTACCAGTACGTCCAAAACAGTATGGCGCCCCACCCTGCTCGGGACTATGTCGTTTTGAG AACATGGAGGACTAATTTACCCAAGGGAGCGTGTGCCCTTTTACTCACCTCGGTGGATCATGACCGGGCCCCTGTGGTGGGAGTGAGGGTCAATGTGCTCCTGGCCAGGTATCTGATCGAACCCTGTGGGTCAGGGAAATCCAAACTGACCTACATGTGCAGAGCAGACTTAAG GGGCCACATGCCAGAGTGGTACACGAAAGCTTTTGGACATTTGTGTGCAGCTGAAGTGGTAAAGATCCGAGACTCCTTCAGTCATCAGAACACTGAAACCAAAGACACCAAATCTAGGTGA
- the DLC1 gene encoding rho GTPase-activating protein 7 isoform X6, which produces MGDPEAHVMARPLRAPLRRSFSDHIRDSTARALDVIWKNTRDRRLAEIEAKEACDWLRAAGFPQYAQLYEGKLETSFFWGPLTFISLLKPKSTFEVVLYIVLSVYNFSPLSCPHVQDLLFPIDISSVKREHDFLDRDAIEALCRRLNTLNKCAVMKLEISPHRKRSEDSDEDEPCAISGKWTFQRDSKRWSRLEEFDVFSPKQDPIPGSPDAVHLKSAPSHESMLTDLSDRQEVASVRSTCSLTTHAPQRGEAAPARTNSVLSVCSSGTFVGNDDSFCSLPSPKELSSFSFSMKGHEKTKSKTHSLLKRMESLKLKGSHHSKHKAPSKLGLIISGPILQEGVDEEKLKQLNCVEISALNGNHINVPMVRKRSISSSTQTSSSSSQSETSSNVSTPSPVTRTRSLSACNKRGGMYLEGFDPFNQSTFNNVMEQNCKNRESYPEDTVFYIPEDHKPGTFPKALSNGSFSPSGNNSSVNWRTGSFHGPGHISLRRENSSPKELKRRNSSSSVSSRLSIYDNVPGSILYSSSGDLADLENEDIFPELDDILYHVKGMQRIVNQWSEKFSDEGDSDSALDSVSPCPSSPKQIHLDVDNDRATPSDLDSTGNSLNEPEEPSDIPERRDSGVGASLTRSNRHRLRWHSFQSSHRPSLNSVSLQINCQSVAQMNLLQKYSLLKLTALLEKYTPSNKHGFSWAVPKFMKRIKVPDYKDRNVFGVPLTVNVQRTGQPLPQSIQQAMRYLRNHCLDQVGLFRKSGVKSRIQALRQMNESTTDCVNYEGQSAYDVADMLKQYFRDLPEPLMTNKLSETFLQIYQYVPKDQRLQAIKAAIMLLPDENREVLQTLLYFLSDVTAAVKENQMTPTNLAVCLAPSLFHLNTLKRENSSPRVMQRKQSLGKPDQKDLNENLAATQGLAHMIAECKKLFQVPEEMSRCRNSYTEQELKPLTLEALGRLCNDESADYQHFLQDCVDSLFKEVKEKFKGWVSYSTSEQAELSYKKVSEGPPLRLWRATIEVPATPEEILKRLLKEQHLWDVDLLDSKVIEILDSQTEIYQYVQNSMAPHPARDYVVLRTWRTNLPKGACALLLTSVDHDRAPVVGVRVNVLLARYLIEPCGSGKSKLTYMCRADLRGHMPEWYTKAFGHLCAAEVVKIRDSFSHQNTETKDTKSR; this is translated from the exons AAATCGAAGCCAAAGAAGCTTGTGATTGGCTCCGAGCCGCAGGATTCCCCCAGTATGCCCAGCTTTATGAAGGTAAGCTAGAAacgtcattctttt GGGGTCCTTTGACATTTATAAGTCTTTTAAAGCCTAAATCTACTTTTGAGGTTGTACTGTACATTGTTCTAAGCGTTTATAATTTCTCTCCTTTGTCCTGCCCCCATGTTCAGG atCTTCTGTTCCCCATTGATATTTCCTCAGTGAAGAGAGAGCATGATTTTTTGGACAGAGATGCTATTGAGGCTTTATGCAG GCGTCTAAATACTTTAAACAAATGTGCGGTGATGAAGCTGGAAATTAGTCCTCATCGGAAAAGA AGCGAGGATTCTGACGAGGACGAGCCTTGTGCAATAAGTGGCAAATGGACTTTCCAGAGGGACAGCAAGAGGTGGTCCCGGCTTGAAGAGTTTGACGTCTTTTCTCCAAAGCAGGACCCCATCCCTGGGTCCCCAGACGCTGTCCACCTGAAGAGCGCCCCAAGCCATGAAAGTATGCTGACGGACCTCAGCGATCGCCAGGAGGTGGCTTCTGTCCGCAGCACCTGCAGCCTCACCACCCACGCGCCGCAGCGTGGGGAGGCGGCCCCAGCCCGGACTAACTCCGTCCTCAGCGTCTGCTCCTCCGGCACCTTTGTAGGCAACGATGACTCCTTCTGCAGCCTGCCCTCTCCCAAGGAACTgtccagcttcagcttcagcatgaaggGCCACGAGAAGACCAAGTCCAAGACACACAGCCTGCTGAAGCGCATGGAGAGCTTAAAGCTCAAGGGCTCCCACCACAGCAAGCACAAGGCGCCTTCCAAGCTGGGTCTGATCATCAGCGGGCCCATCCTGCAGGAGGGGGTGGACGAGGAGAAGCTGAAGCAGCTGAACTGCGTGGAGATCTCCGCCCTCAACGGCAACCACATCAACGTTCCTATGGTACGGAAGAGGAGCATCTCCAGTTCCACgcagaccagcagcagcagcagccaatctGAGACCAGCAGCAACGTGAGCACGCCCAGTCCCGTCACCAGGACCCGGAGCCTCAGCGCCTGCAACAAGCGGGGAGGCATGTACTTGGAGGGCTTCGACCCCTTCAATCAGTCCACGTTCAACAACGTCATGGAGCAGAACTGTAAAAACCGGGAGAGCTACCCAGAGGACACGGTGTTCTACATCCCAGAAGACCACAAGCCCGGCACCTTCCCGAAAGCCCTTTCCAATGGCAGTTTCTCTCCCTCAGGGAATAACAGCTCTGTGAACTGGAGGACCGGGAGCTTCCACGGCCCCGGCCACATCAGCCTGAGGAGAGAAAACAGCAGCCCCAAGGAACTTAAGAGACGTAACTCCTCGAGCTCTGTGAGCAGCCGCCTGAGTATCTATGACAATGTGCCGGGCTCCATCCTCTATTCCAGCTCGGGTGACCTGGCCGATCTGGAGAACGAGGACATCTTCCCCGAGCTGGACGACATCCTCTACCACGTGAAGGGGATGCAGAGGATAGTCAACCAGTGGTCGGAGAAGTTTTCCGATGAGGGAGACTCCGACTCGGCCCTGGACTCCGTCTCACCGTGCCCATCCTCTCCCAAGCAGATACACCTGGACGTGGACAACGACCGAGCTACCCCCAGTGACCTGGACAGCACAGGCAACTCACTGAACGAGCCTGAAGAGCCCTCTGACATCCCGGAAAGGAGGGATTCTGGGGTCGGGGCCTCCCTGACCAGGTCCAACAG GCACAGGCTGAGATGGCACAGCTTCCAGAGCTCTCATCGGCCGAGCCTAAACTCCGTGTCACTGCAGATTAACTGCCAGTCTGTGGCCCAGATGAACCTGCTGCAGAAGTACTCCCTCTTGAAGTTAACCGCCCTGCTGGAGAAATACACGCCTTCTAATAAGCATGGCTTTAGCTG GGCTGTGCCCAAGTTCATGAAAAGGATCAAGGTTCCAGACTATAAAGACCGGAATGTATTCGGGGTCCCTCTGACGGTCAACGTGCAGCGCACAGGACAGCCCCTCCCCCAGAGCATCCAGCAGGCCATGCGCTACCTCCGCAACCATTGTTTGGATCAG GTTGGGCTCTTCAGAAAATCGGGTGTCAAATCCCGGATTCAGGCTCTGCGCCAGATGAATGAAAGCACCACAGATTGTGTCAACTACGAGGGACAGTCTGCTTATGATGTGGCAGACATGTTGAAGCAGTATTTTCGAGACCTTCCTGAGCCACTGATGACGAACAAGCTCTCAGAAACCTTTCTGCAGATATACCAGT ATGTGCCCAAGGACCAGCGTCTCCAGGCGATCAAGGCCGCCATCATGCTCCTGCCCGACGAGAACCGGGAGGTCCTGCAGACGCTCCTCTACTTCCTGAGCGATGTCACTGCAGCCGTCAAGGAGAACCAGATGACCCCCACCAACCTGGCCGTCTGCTTGGCGCCTTCCCTCTTCCACCTCAACACTCTGAAGAGAGAGAACTCCTCCCCGAG GGTAATGCAAAGAAAACAGAGTTTGGGCAAACCAGATCAGAAAGATCTGAATGAGAATCTCGCTGCCACTCAAGGGCTAGCCCATATGATTGCTGAGTGCAAGAAGCTTTTCCAG GTTCCTGAGGAAATGAGCCGATGTCGAAATTCCTACACCGAACAGGAGCTAAAGCCCCTTACCCTCGAAGCGTTAGGACGCCTTTGTAATGATGAGTCAGCGGACTACCAACACTTCCTCCAGGACTGTGTGGACAGCCTGTTTAAAGAGGTCAAAGAGAAGTTCAAAGGCTGGGTCAGCTACTCCACATCTGAGCAGGCTGAGCTCTCCTATAAGAAG GTGAGTGAAGGACCGCCTCTGAGGCTTTGGAGGGCAACCATCGAAGTCCCTGCAACACCTGAGGAAATCTTAAAGCGCCTCCTGAAAGAGCAGCACCTCTGGGATGTAGACTTGTTGGATTCAAAAGTGATTGAAATCCTGGACAGCCAGACTGAAATTTACCAGTACGTCCAAAACAGTATGGCGCCCCACCCTGCTCGGGACTATGTCGTTTTGAG AACATGGAGGACTAATTTACCCAAGGGAGCGTGTGCCCTTTTACTCACCTCGGTGGATCATGACCGGGCCCCTGTGGTGGGAGTGAGGGTCAATGTGCTCCTGGCCAGGTATCTGATCGAACCCTGTGGGTCAGGGAAATCCAAACTGACCTACATGTGCAGAGCAGACTTAAG GGGCCACATGCCAGAGTGGTACACGAAAGCTTTTGGACATTTGTGTGCAGCTGAAGTGGTAAAGATCCGAGACTCCTTCAGTCATCAGAACACTGAAACCAAAGACACCAAATCTAGGTGA